AGCAGCAGTGAAAAAAGCCCAACTTGGGGGCACTTCAGGCAACccaataattaaaagaaatggcTGCACTTCATGCAATGCTAACGAAAACTGTAACTAAGACGGGAAAGAAGAAATGCAAAAGCAGGCTCCCTAgatctgataccaacttgaaagGATTAATTTGAAAGAACGAagattcttatttttgttaattgatGTACATCAACTCCTATATATAAGGAACTCAAACCCTAAGGTAATAATTATCTCAAACCCTAAGGTAGTAATTATAAGAGATCTCTAGAATCTTCTAACAACTTCTAGTAATACATTTGATATCCTACCAACAACTtctagtgttgcatttaatatCCAACTAATAACATTTACTTTTCCTGAAACTAACATAGCTAATGCCTATTTGTCATAGCCAAATGCAACAAAAATGGACTGCCAATTCTTGGGTGTACAATTgataagtttatataaattaagaaacatTTGTCCAACCGTTTTCATACTTATATTATGCATTTGTTGCAGTGTTATTCTTGTGTGGGAATTCCAAAAATGGGAATTAATACTGGAAGCAGAGCCATACCTCCTTAACAATTTCCTTCACTCGTCTCAAAGAATCAATAATACCAACATGAACGACTTTTCCCTTCCGCTTGACTCGAATACCACAATCTTTTAGCACCTTTCCCTCTGTAACCATGCATCCAGCAACACGACCACTACCGCTGCTGAATACAGCTCGCACTACTGCTGAACCAATTGTTACTTGTTCCTACCAAAAGATAGCAATAAGTCTCAGCTAAATAGGCACTATAATATAAATCTCTAACTACCCTTTAGAAACagtataaatcaaatttatatgtCGGTAAGATATTTTTACAAGTTTGATTGTGTTTAAATGCCATGTAATAATCAATTTGCTGTCTCAAACATAAGTGTGCATATGTATTATCTACATAATCTACACTAACGTTATAAATTTCAGGATATGTTGTTTTACCTCAACTGGTTCTAGGAGCCCTTCCATTGCATTTCGTACGTCAtcaattaattcataaataacTCTGTATAATCTAATCTCAACTGCTTTGTTATCTGCATAGCTTTTCACAGAGCCTGGTGCTTTCACATTAAATCCCACAATGATGGCCTTGCTTGCAACTGCAAGGTCCACATCACTAGCGCTTACATCACCTGTTGCTTCCAACAGAAACTTCAATGTAACATTGTCTTGTGGCAGCACCTGCAGAGCTTTTCTTACAGCTTCAATAGATCCCTGGCCATGACCAAGAACAATTACATTAATTGCATGTGAAGCAATAACCACAGTAATGATGACACACAAAACATATTGCAGTTTCAGCAATTTGATACAATACAGAAGATGCCACCTTCATTGTATGTTTACCTATTGTTGACATTTGACTAGGCATACAACAGATTTGCACACAGGCTAGGTTATTGATAGTAAACAAGATAGGTTATTCGCACTTCCATACAGGCTAcactaaaaattacataatacaTTCATGTTTAACACTCAAACAGGCAATGTTGTTTCCTGATAGATAATAAGGATGTCTGGGTAATTTCTATTAGCATACACACGTTTTCCTGCAAGAAAAATCAAAGCTCTCTTTGGATAGTTAAAGGAAAATCTGTAAGATACATGCTGCGTAAGTTATGCTTTTATTTCTGTTCGTTTCTTGGTGACAAGAAACCCAGAATTCTCTGGCTTAGGATACAGGACACACTCACACAAACTCACAATGGGGAAAAACTCTATTATTATTCTGGAAACACTGAATATTTTCGAAAACATCCAAGAGACCAACCTCCCTTCACACAGGGAGAAACAAATCCTGTCCTCTATCAAAGATCAAAAACGTGTCTGTCTCAAGACACCTTCCCCTTTTATATAGCTAACTCCCCAAGAGACCCAACACCTCCTAACATTTCCAATCCCAGGCACTAGTTGGGTATCCATAAAATCAGGTAATTTATGCCCTTTTGACAAATAATAAGCAGAAAGTCGAGCCTTGAAGATCTCCAGCTCCATGATACTACTATCACTGACTCGTGCAATTCGATTCACATGAGGAAGTAATTCCGCTGGTTCAGATTAACTATGTAAAAGTCTATCAATGCCAGTTTTGGGCACAACCACTCCTTCCTCGATTCCAGAATTTCTCACCAATAGGAGAGTAGTTTCAGATGCAGAACCTGTTCGCTTGTCAAAGACTAAACGACTCAGCTTCATGGACAGAAGCCTTCCAACCTCTCCTGCAGCTTCTTATACAGTATTGGCAAAATCGATGCTGCTACTATGTTTAACTCTCTCATCAATGTTGTTCCCAACATGCCGTAACTGTGATGGAAGACACCCCGCATGGGTTCCATGCCCAAAGTAGGTAACCAGAGATCTGTTCTTTTGTTCCAGCTTCAATGCGTAATCAGATGCATCAAGTGGGTCATAAATTAGGCCAAGCAACCAAGGTTTGCTCTCGGCTTGTCCCCAACCAACATCACCAACAGCAAAACCATACCCTTCATCTCTCAAGTCCTCCAAGTCTACCACCATGTTTTTACTTGTCTCTGCCATTGGAACCCCTATAGTCACAGCAAAACAATCTTTGTCTTTTTCTACCTCTTCACTACCTCCCCCGTCTTTTGCTTCCCAAAACACCAACCACTTTTGAACCATCCACACTCAAACAGCTACATCTACTTTATTCTCAGAAGTAGTAGTCACCATGTTCCCACCACCTTCTACTTCCTGTCTTAACCCTCCTCCATTGTTTTAACATACACCCCAAGACCTACCACACTCTACCCACTAAAATCAGCAGCTTTTGCAACTTCATTCTGAGAAGCAAGATTCACAACATTCCCATCACAGTCTTCACCTAATGTATTTTCCACACCACCCTTTTCAAATTATCCTCCTTTAGAGCAGCAGCTTTTGCACCTTTCTCAGAAGCAACATCAACAATGTCACTGCACTTATTATCAGCCCCAAACCTGCCATCCAGATCTTCCCAAGAAAGGTTCCTGGAATTTTGTTGCCAGGTCTTGAACCCCTGGACTGCATTTTCTTCCATGTTATTGATGGTTAGGTGTACTTTTGTTGTTCCTGTGATGTTCTGaacttaaaaaacattttataccCTTGTTGTGTGACTTTGGGTGCCATTCTCTTCAAATATGGACAACTCCCCTTTTTTTATCCAGCAATTCTGATTTCCCTCCCTTTCTACCTCAATTTCCTCTTCAGGATCCTCCCTTCATAGAGCTCTGGCTGAATTCAGATCCCCTTTCATGGGATTTTGGCTTCCAGAACATATCTTTAATTTCTTGGAAGATCTCCTTAAATTCTTGCATAGTGTCCTTCCTTTCAGTTTTAGCTCTAGGGGATTCTAACTTCCACAGCATATCTTTAATTTCTTGGAAACTCTCCCtgttttcttcctttaattCAACTATTGCTCTTCTCTGTTCGCTGGCCCATCTTTCCAAGGCATTGACTTTCCCTTCCATGATTCCACACCTTCTTGATCCGGCAAGTCAGACCAATCGTTAGGTTTCTTGGTGACAAGAAACCCAAAATTCTCTGGTTTAGGATTCAGAACACACACAAACTCACAATGGGGAAAAACTGTATTATTATTCTGGAAAGAGTGAACATGTTCGAAAACATCCAAGGGACCAACCTCCCTTCACACAGGAAGAAACAAATCAAGTCCCCTATCAAAGATCAAAAACAACGTGTCTGTCTCAAGACTCCTTCCCCCCTTATATAGCTAAACCCCCTAAGAGACACTACACAACCTAACAACCCTAACACCTCCTAACAGACTATGTTTTGTTATTATTCCCATTTTCTCCTAACGTAGACCCTCATGGTCCTATCAATTTCAATGATTCAATACAATATATAATCACTGCATGATAAATGATATCACTGGTAAAGTCATTAATAGGTTCAATTAGGCAAGcagtttcaaattaaaaatcagcCAGAAAGTGTACAAATTCaagcaaaaatagaaaaaagaagtgATCATACCTGAAGATCAAccttcaaaataatatttaattgatgcAAGTCAAGTCCAGACAGCTTTCCTGAGGAAACTGCTGAAGCTAAGGAAGAAAGGGTGACTTTGCCATCTCCTGCCTTTGCTGAAATGCGCTCGTTTCGCAATGACTCTGCACGAGCCTCAGCCCTTTCACGTGCAGCATCAAGGGATTCAACAACCTCGAATTCATCACCGGCAATAGGAACATTATTCAATCCAATAACCTGCATAAAtcagaaaattttgaattaggtAAAATTTTGGCATCTACAAAGAGCCTCACAATTCTTGTGGTTCTAGAAAAACCAGAAGGAGGtaacaacaaaattcaaaatctaaAGGTGCTATATTCTTTATTCTCCACCTTATGCTACTCAGAGCAAAATTGATGCCACCAAAATATTTTCGTCTTTATGATTCTTTATGAGGAAAGTGTCGGAAATAGTGACACATAAAGAAGttaggaaaaattattttcatgtatCTCAACTTTTATGCATTTAGTGCTGATGGATATTAATTTGTAGGAAATTGAATCAGTTATTATAATCCAGAGGTATAGTCTTCACAAAGTCTATCAGAGACTATATATGGAGCAGAAATTATGAACTACAACAGAATATGAAACTGCTTCATTCTCTAATTCTACCCCCTCCCACTGAATTCGACtggaaaaattttatttaatcagTATGCTTATAATATGAAACATCAATAGTTGGAGAAATGAAATCTACGGAGATAGAATGAGATCAATCACTTTTtgtagtaattactaatgcaacAGCTGTGCAACTCTACTTATTTTTCCCAGGCAAATCTACAAAATGACAGATGAAAGAAGCATTTGTTGTACAAAAACACATTGCAAAATCTTCTAATTACAATCTTGTATAGGATTGCTTCACCCCACCACACCTTAACCAGACACAAAAGTGTAGCTCATCCATTCACATTGAAAAGACAAAACCATTATTGAATACAAAGAACCTCAAATTTGTGTTTTACATAGTATTTGGTTTGTTCTTGGTTGTAGAAATTTTTGTGTTGTTCAGCAATCATACAAGGATGTAAATGCAGATACAACAAATATAACAGACAtcaattatgtaatttaaattgcAATTGCAGAAATTTCATGTCAACAATGAATTGTCACCAATGAATAAAAGATTATAGAATCTGGATTAGAagctagaaaataaaattaattttataaaatattcaggGTGTTTGAGAGATCATGTTCTCTCTCCTCTCTTAGagtaaaattctttttattaaacgATAGAGTAGCTCTGTCTCTAATCTCtcctcttatttatttataggcAACATGCCTCATTCCAACTATTTCAGTCAACTAACCTAGCTATCTAACTCACTAACCATCTAGTGGGCACCTAACAGAAGATGACTGAACTTACAGAGCATCCAGTATTTGTATTGATTAGGAAACTCATTTGATACATGCAGATAAAGTGATCCAGTCCATGTCAAGGGAAACCACGTTGTTAATGTGAATCATGCAATCAAATGAGCCATAACACTGATATATAGAACACTAGTTATCCAAAGCTTAACCCCCCCAAGCAATTTCTCAAAGTTAATTATATGTCTCTTTTCAAACCTGTACAGGTACAGAAGGTGTAGCTTCATCAACACGCTTTCCACCATCATCAAATAATGCCCGCAcctgaaagaaagaaataaaagatattaaatacAGAGGGAAGCAAAGTAGAACGGTAGAATTCCCTAACCAGGTGTCAACATCATCTAGCATTGAATTTATAAGTTTAGCCATCTACCAACCTTTCCAAAAGCTTCTCCGCAAACTACTATATCACCCCGTCTAAGAGAACCGTTCTGCACAATAAATGTAGCAAATGGTCCCTTTGATTTATCTAGCCCTGCCTCGATGACTGTTCCCTTTGCATTTCTATCTGGATTAGCTTTCAGCTCTTGCAACTAAACCATTAATGCTTTGATCAGAATGAATGCcagaaagataaaagaaagccCAAACAAGTGCAAATTTTAACTGAACAATGATGCACAGTCAATTAGTCAATATTCTTCAGTCCCacaaaagcataaaaaattaatcatggTGTCTCCAACATAGAGGAGACTTTAGAATGCTAGGACACAacataatagtatttttttcaaaccacatgcatattattaaataaaatagtgttAAACTCCATATATTGGAGAAAAAACAGAGATGTGCTGAATGTGTAAACTTACTCTCGTGGTGGATTTATTACCACATATTGATCACAACTCACAAGTATATGCCATAAACAAGATTTTCAATCAATACacaataatataacattaaaatttataaattaattaggtAAAGATAGAATAGTTATAAAGTGGCTTAAGTTAGTCATGACACCAACAGTAAATATACCTCAGCAACAAGCATAACAGTTTCCAGGAGATCATCTATATTCTTCCCTTTAAGAGCACTTATCTGTTGACATAAAAgaacaagagaaaaatataacttCTTTGAAGTCAAAGAAACATAAACAGGGTACGAAATGataacaacaaataagaaatacaaacCGGAACCATCGGCGTGCTACCACCCCAGTCTTCTGGCATTAAACCAATTGAAGAAAGCTCCTGCATCACTCGTTCTGGATTTGATCCATCTTTATCTATctgtttaaaagaaataaataataatttgacaaCAATCTCACAAGCCATCGTCATTTAAAGCATaagaattataaataagattGCACCCATCATGTTGACATGCCTTGTTTATTGCAATGATTATGGGTACCCCTGCTGCTTTGGCATGAGCAATAGCTTCATTTGTTTGAGGACGAATCCCATCATCAGCAGCCACAACAATAATAGCAATGTCTGTTACACTTGCTCCACGAGCTCTCATAGCTCCAAATGCCTACAGGAGCACATATGagatgtatgtatgtgtatatatatatatatatatatatatatatatatatatatatatatatatatatatatatatatatatatataattgaagggaaagaaaagtgaaaagaacAGTTGTAGCTAATAACTCAGCTAAAAACAACATGCTAGCACAAGTCATTATGTCCTGAAAAGCATTAAAATACTTTACGATGATCCAGCAGAAAGAATTGCATACTTATAAAGGAAAACATGGAAatggaaaattttattaaaactctgCATACCTCGTGTCCAGGAGTGTCAAGGAAAACACAGGGTAACTTTTTGCCATCAAAAGGTACTTCCACTTTATAGGCCCCAATTCCTTGTGTGATCCCACCAGCTTCAGATGCGGCTACCTGTTAACATTTTGTGCATCAGGCTAAAATTGAATGAGTGTAATATGAGATTCGACAGGAGAAGCTCCAGAAATAGCACAATTCTGACAAATTCTCATGCTTTGAAAAGAACAAGATGCAGCCAGCAAAGAAGCATCCAGAAAAGGGGGCAGACTACAGCAAAGATTTCACTAACACAAACAGCaattattactaattattaaGCAACTATCTCTTATAGTATATTACAACTCACAATCTagcaataattttaattttctcaggTCAGTATCTCTTTCCATAAGGACCATTGAAATGCTTGTGTTTTGAAAGATATATTAATCCCTAATCATTTACATTAAAATCCATGGATTGCACATTTAGGACCATATCCTTCCTGGAAACCATAGTCCAACCAGCATTGGGAACATTTTATGCATGTGTAAACTATTGTACCTAatcataattcataaaatttgtGTAAGACATGGTCGTAAACATTGACATACATAACCTTTATATGTTCATGATTCCTTAAAGAAACTGAAAGAATCATaatgatttgattaaattttcattataccTTGCTCTTCCGTATATAATCCAAAAGAGTTGTCTGCcaattgaaaacataaaaaatgtcaGCAAATGTTGGAATTCAGGgtaaataaaacagaaaaatgaaaaataaagagtgtatCACTAACCTTGCCATGATCTACATGGCCCATAATAGTGATAACAGGAGGTCTATCTTTGAGTTTATCGAGGTCATCTTCATCAagaatttctcttttcttcactaAGCCTTCAACTTTGACCGGGTCTGCATCTATGACTTCAACATCATACTCTTTACAAATCATCTTTACCATATCTTTGTCAAGTGTTTGTACCCCATCTGGTTTAATCCCCTTGGAGTATAGATAACCAAGGATTTCACCTTCACTGGTTGCCAAACAATAGGCCAATTCCTCCACCAGCATACCACTGTCACCAACCTCCAGAATCTCTA
This DNA window, taken from Vigna radiata var. radiata cultivar VC1973A chromosome 5, Vradiata_ver6, whole genome shotgun sequence, encodes the following:
- the LOC106761877 gene encoding translation initiation factor IF-2, chloroplastic — protein: MLILVGNKQGTMSSLASPVSLGSLTGVSSSRSSHSVVKRVSFSRGNCKGRKRWHCLSLSVCRYSVTTTDFIADQGNSVSLDSNSSSSKGGDDGAGFVLKPPPRPVLKSPENKGDPILGPSRTAGDPGDVEERNKVIESLGEVLEKAEKLGNAKVNGDKNNGSVNKPIRNNAGASPKAEKPVNLAASQKSKTLKSVWRKGDSVASVQKVVKEVPKPNYSKNEEEKPQTRGGEKVVSQTRAPQPPLKPQLPSKPQPPSKPQPALLSKPSIAPPPVKKPVVLRDKGAAETSVKSKEKKSPILIDKFASKKPVVDPLIAQAVLAPPKPGKAPSPGKFKDDFRKKGALAGGGRRRRILDDEDDADVIHEASELDVSIPGAATARKGRKWSKASRKAARLQAARDAAPVKVEILEVGDSGMLVEELAYCLATSEGEILGYLYSKGIKPDGVQTLDKDMVKMICKEYDVEVIDADPVKVEGLVKKREILDEDDLDKLKDRPPVITIMGHVDHGKTTLLDYIRKSKVAASEAGGITQGIGAYKVEVPFDGKKLPCVFLDTPGHEAFGAMRARGASVTDIAIIVVAADDGIRPQTNEAIAHAKAAGVPIIIAINKIDKDGSNPERVMQELSSIGLMPEDWGGSTPMVPISALKGKNIDDLLETVMLVAELQELKANPDRNAKGTVIEAGLDKSKGPFATFIVQNGSLRRGDIVVCGEAFGKVRALFDDGGKRVDEATPSVPVQVIGLNNVPIAGDEFEVVESLDAARERAEARAESLRNERISAKAGDGKVTLSSLASAVSSGKLSGLDLHQLNIILKVDLQGSIEAVRKALQVLPQDNVTLKFLLEATGDVSASDVDLAVASKAIIVGFNVKAPGSVKSYADNKAVEIRLYRVIYELIDDVRNAMEGLLEPVEEQVTIGSAVVRAVFSSGSGRVAGCMVTEGKVLKDCGIRVKRKGKVVHVGIIDSLRRVKEIVKEVNAGLECGLGLEGFDDWEEGDILEAFNTVEKKRTLEEASASMAAAVEGVGVAL